A region of Anopheles merus strain MAF chromosome 2R, AmerM5.1, whole genome shotgun sequence DNA encodes the following proteins:
- the LOC121590679 gene encoding zinc finger protein 585A-like, producing MQQRHRTIRCNCCNEIAADRLIEFESVVLLLEREVKIREMIGIFQLPQESLLQKTNGICTTCLERLENCFLFYETLITTITMKEHSNTASPKKVNTTTTRCTDCDSAFESMQDLEKHAKVQHCPSKQHQQKFHYCSACQKSFKTNRGLLQHNAIYHESQELHRCYICERQFLTKTNLQNHMRFHKDHVCSFCNSGWTDECQLLEHVRTSHRDGLFVCRFCNKQERLKKCLNRHLRTAHGQEVNPYYCGHCRNAEATHSYDSYVALMNHLQEQHSAEDDTNTPAKEFHGTLLNAVSLFGKELELLEDDKVVDVEQDRFLQNLHLVRSVPERPKTCQPLEPRIDQRTVLEDFLDETFENDEIWNKYIDNGEEYLIDDYDIYLKGMDESEKQEEVCMYLCPQCKQGFQSQRNLTIHLAEEHDVSSLVCNDCGASFTRHASYRIHRREHLKENVRFRESNIPEMEEALSLVQSTSLDYSVHEEESGYVFTCNLCDRTFQRKHNLEKHRCLYYEQLEHSNTSDQGAGVNGTELQQCSHCQFRTTSNQELQTHHQRIHPSDMEPSESVYCMLCDRRFSSISGLKYHLKRHTGIKAFACLYCEKTFTANSNLNAHIRSVHSARKDYRCDECNESFTTKDHLNKHQRSRHRQERAFVCGECGKSYLQRSHLNEHIAASHREDRYLCHVCNGSYVSKSSLKRHQQQKHGVMKRDEK from the exons ATGCAGCAGCGGCATCGTACAATCCGGTGCAATTGCTGCAACGAGATTGCTGCAGATCGATTGATAGAGTTCGAATCCGTGGTGCTTCTTTTGGAAAGGGAAGTGAAAATACGTGAAATGATTGGAATTTTCCAGTTACCCCAA GAATCCTTACTACAAAAAACGAATGGTATATGCACAACATGTTTGGAGCGACTCGAAAATTGCTTTCTATTCTACGAAACATTAATAACAACCATCACCATGAAAGAGCATAGTAACACTGCATCGCCCAAAAAGGttaacaccaccaccacacgttGTACAGACTGTGATTCGGCATTTGAATCGATGCAGGATTTAGAAAAGCATGCGAAAGTGCAACACTGTCCATCgaaacagcatcagcagaagTTTCATTACTGCTCAGCGTGTCAGAAATCGTTCAAAACCAACCGTGGCCTGCTTCAGCACAATGCAATCTATCACGAGTCCCAAGAATTGCACCGCTGTTACATCTGTGAGCGACAGTTTCTGACAAAAACCAACTTACAAAACCACATGCGCTTTCACAAGGACCATGTGTGCAGCTTTTGCAACAGCGGATGGACGGACGAATGTCAACTGTTGGAGCACGTGCGTACCAGTCATAGAGATGGGCTTTTTGTTTGCCGGTTTTGCAAcaagcaggaacggctcaagAAATGTCTCAATCGACACCTTCGCACAGCCCACGGGCAAGAGGTGAATCCGTATTACTGTGGGCATTGCCGGAATGCGGAGGCAACGCATTCCTACGACAGCTATGTAGCGTTAATGAACCATTTGCAGGAGCAACATTCCGCGGAAGATGATACCAATACTCCAGCGAAAGAATTTCATGGCACACTGCTAAATGCAGTGTCCCTGTTTGGCAAAGAGCTGGAATTGCTCGAGGACGACAAGGTAGTAGACGTTGAGCAGGATCGTTTTTTGCAGAACTTGCATCTCGTTCGGAGCGTTCCGGAGAGGCCAAAAACTTGTCAGCCGCTAGAACCGCGCATCGATCAGCGGACGGTTCTAGAGGATTTTCTCGATGAAACGTTCGAGAATGATGAGATCTGGAACAAGTATATCGATAATGGAGAAGAGTATCTGATCGACGATTATGACATCTACCTCAAGGGAATGGATGAATCGGAGAAACAGGAAGAAGTGTGCATGTATCTGTGTCCACAGTGTAAGCAAGGGTTTCAGAGCCAGCGAAACCTGACGATTCATTTGGCGGAAGAGCACGACGTGTCCAGTTTGGTGTGCAACGATTGTGGAGCTAGTTTTACACGGCATGCAAGCTATCGAATCCATCGGCGCGAACATCTGAAGGAGAATGTTCGATTTCGTGAGAGCAACATACCCGAAATGGAGGAAGCGCTTTCGCTAGTCCAAAGCACATCCTTGGACTATTCGGTGCACGAGGAGGAAAGCGGTTATGTGTTTACCTGTAATCTGTGCGACCGCACCTTCCAGCGGAAGCACAACCTCGAAAAGCACAGATGTCTGTACTACGAACAACTGGAGCACTCCAACACTTCAGATCAGGGTGCGGGTGTCAATGGGACGGAATTGCAGCAATGCTCACACTGCCAGTTCCGCACGACATCAAACCAGGAGCTGCAAACCCATCACCAACGCATACATCCATCGGACATGGAGCCATCGGAGTCCGTCTATTGCATGCTTTGCGATCGTCGGTTCAGTTCCATATCCGGGCTGAAGTATCACTTGAAACGACACACAGGCATTAAGGCATTCGCTTGTTTGTACTGCGAGAAAACGTTTACAGCCAACTCGAACCTGAACGCGCACATTCGGAGTGTGCACAGCGCGAGAAAGGACTACCGGTGTGACGAATGCAACGAATCTTTTACCACGAAAGATCATCTGAACAAACACCAACGCTCCCGACATCGGCAGGAGCgagcgtttgtgtgtggggAGTGTGGCAAGAGCTACTTGCAACGGTCGCATCTGAACGAGCATATTGCAGCGAGCCATCGGGAGGATCGGTACTTGTGCCATGTTTGCAATGGTTCTTACGTTAGTAAAAGCTCCCTCAAACGGCACCAACAGCAGAAGCATGGTGTTATGAAAAGGGATGAGAAGTGA